A DNA window from Azotosporobacter soli contains the following coding sequences:
- a CDS encoding ATP-dependent Clp protease proteolytic subunit, producing the protein MREREKRTGGRQMERAEKGGKARLQEQLLKTRSIIIAGEINQSLAEKVMTQLLLLQEAGDEPIKLFINSQGGHVEAGDTIHDMIRFIKPRVIVIGTGWVASAGITIFLAAEKENRYSLPTTRYMIHQPLGGVQGQASDIQIEADEIVKMRGRINRMISAATGQKLEKVEKDTQRNFWLDAEQAKEYGIVEHIVTRYEELSL; encoded by the coding sequence ATAAGAGAAAGAGAGAAAAGGACAGGGGGCAGACAAATGGAACGAGCAGAAAAAGGCGGCAAGGCACGTTTGCAGGAACAACTCTTAAAGACAAGATCGATCATCATAGCGGGCGAAATCAATCAGTCGCTGGCGGAAAAAGTGATGACGCAGCTCCTGCTTTTGCAGGAGGCGGGCGATGAACCGATTAAACTGTTCATCAACAGCCAGGGCGGACATGTCGAAGCCGGCGATACGATTCATGATATGATTCGTTTTATCAAACCGCGCGTCATCGTAATCGGAACCGGCTGGGTCGCCAGCGCGGGCATCACGATCTTCCTGGCGGCGGAAAAAGAGAACCGCTATTCGCTGCCGACCACGCGCTATATGATTCATCAGCCGCTTGGCGGCGTGCAAGGGCAGGCGAGCGACATCCAGATCGAAGCCGATGAGATCGTGAAGATGCGCGGTCGCATCAACCGGATGATTAGCGCAGCTACCGGTCAGAAATTGGAGAAGGTGGAAAAAGACACACAGCGCAATTTTTGGCTCGATGCCGAACAGGCGAAAGAATACGGCATCGTCGAACATATCGTTACCCGTTATGAGGAATTAAGCCTTTAA